From Variovorax sp. J2L1-78, the proteins below share one genomic window:
- the ftsB gene encoding cell division protein FtsB, whose product MRSRVVPIVLALLLLILQWQLWTGRGSVPEVSKLEDKLSAQKESNARAAVANDRLASEVNDLKEGLEMVEERARQELGMVKPDEVFVQITH is encoded by the coding sequence ATGCGCTCGCGCGTCGTTCCCATCGTCCTGGCCCTGCTGCTGCTGATCCTTCAGTGGCAGCTGTGGACGGGGCGCGGGAGCGTGCCCGAGGTGTCCAAGCTGGAAGACAAGCTGAGCGCGCAGAAGGAATCGAACGCGCGCGCCGCCGTAGCCAACGACCGGCTGGCCTCCGAGGTCAACGACCTCAAGGAAGGTCTGGAGATGGTCGAGGAACGTGCCCGGCAGGAACTGGGCATGGTCAAGCCGGACGAGGTCTTCGTCCAGATCACGCACTGA